The proteins below come from a single Jaculus jaculus isolate mJacJac1 chromosome X, mJacJac1.mat.Y.cur, whole genome shotgun sequence genomic window:
- the Mageb16 gene encoding melanoma-associated antigen B16, which yields MSQHQENPQGTHDVSLQTFKEPQSVEVEQASRDVEETFPSSHPVMPCNLNEDPEVQKPNASEGLPSSSSSCSYSEDTSSSSSTSSEYSSSQEDEDNTTHSPDASDSETIPVDSLKKKVNFLVNYMLHKYQMKDMMRKEDILKIVITEDEEHFHDIFRQATERMEMLFGLEVKEVDSINHCYGFFIKLGLTYDGMQNDEYSFPKTGLLILILGVIYMKGNRATEEEMWEALNLMGIYSEMNDFIFGDPRELITKEFVAEQYLECRQVPNTDPVQYEYVWGPRACAETSKMKVLELVAKLHGTVPSAFPSQYEEALLEERENTP from the coding sequence ATGTCTCAGCATCAGGAGAATCCACAGGGCACACATGATGTAAGCCTTCAAACCTTCAAGGAGCCCCAAAGTGTAGAAGTTGAACAAGCCTCCAGGGATGTGGAGGaaacctttccctcctcccatccTGTGATGCCTTGCAACCTGAATGAGGACCCTGAGGTTCAAAAGCCCAACGCTTCTGAAGGTCTTCCGAGTTCCTCTTCCTCTTGTAGTTACAGTGAAGATACATCATCAAGCTCAAGCACGTCTTCTGAATACTCCAGTAGCCAAGAAGATGAGGATAATACAACCCATTCGCCAGATGCATCAGATTCTGAGACTATACCTGTAGATTCtctgaaaaagaaagtaaacttTTTGGTGAATTACATGCTGCATAAGTATCAAATGAAAGATATGATGAGAAAGGAAGATATATTGAAGATTGTTATTACAGAAGATGAGGAACACTTCCACGATATCTTCAGGCAAGCCACTGAGCGTATGGAGATGCTCTTTGGCCTCGAGGTGAAGGAAGTGGATTCCATCAACCACTGCTATGGGTTCTTCATCAAATTAGGCCTCACTTATGATGGGATGCAGAATGATGAATATAGCTTTCCCAAGACTGGTCTCTTGATACTTATTCTGGGTGTGATATACATGAAGGGCAATCGTGCCACTGAAGAGGAGATGTGGGAAGCCTTGAATCTAATGGGAATCTACTCTGAGATGAATGACTTCATATTTGGGGATCCCAGGGAGCTCATCACCAAAGAGTTTGTGGCAGAACAGTACCTGGAATGCCGGCAGGTGCCCAACACTGATCCTGTGCAATATGAGTATGTGTGGGGTCCAAGAGCTTGTGCCGAAACCAGTAAGATGAAAGTCCTAGAGCTTGTGGCCAAGCTTCATGGAACAGTCCCCAGTGCTTTTCCTTCACAGTATGAAGAAGCCCtgctagaagagagagaaaacacgcCTTAA